A single region of the Brachypodium distachyon strain Bd21 chromosome 3, Brachypodium_distachyon_v3.0, whole genome shotgun sequence genome encodes:
- the LOC100835732 gene encoding monosaccharide-sensing protein 2, which translates to MGVKMSGAALVAIAASIGNLLQGWDNATIAGAVLYIKKEFKLENDPTLEGLIVAMSLIGATIITTFSGPVSDWVGRRPMLILSSILYFFSGLIMLWSPNVYVLLLARLVDGFGIGLAVTLVPLYISETAPSEIRGQLNTLPQFSGSGGMFLSYCMVFGMSLLPLPDWRIMLGVLSVPSLVFFGLTVFYLPESPRWLVSKGRMAEAKKVLQRLRGREDVSGEMALLVEGLEVGGDTSIEEYIIGPASDQADDHVVDGDNDQITLYGPEEGQSWIARPSKGPSMLGSVLSLASRHGSMVNQSVPLMDPLVTLFGSVHENMPQAGGSMRSTLFPNFGSMLSVTDQHPKTEHWDEENVHRDDEEYASDGAGGDYEDNIHSPLLSTTNIDGKDIAHHDHHGSTLGMRRRSLLEEGGEAASSTGIGGGWQLAWKWSERQGEDGKKEGGFKRIYLHQEGVPDSRKGSVVSLPGGGDATEGSGFIHAAALVSHSALYSKDLMEERMAAGPAMMRSSDAAPKGPSWKDLFEPGVRRALFVGVGIQMLQQFAGINGVLYYTPQILEQAGVAVLLSNLGLSSASASILISSLTTLLMLPSIGLAMRLMDISGRRFLLLGTIPILIASLVVLVVSNVINLSTVPHAVLSTVSVIVYFCCFVMGFGPIPNILCAEIFPTRVRGLCIAICALTFWIGDIIVTYSLPVMLNAIGLAGVFGIYAVVCCIAFVFVYLKVPETKGMPLEVITEFFAVGAKQAMTNKA; encoded by the exons ATGGGGGTGAAGATGTCGGGCGCTGCTCTGGTCGCGATTGCGGCTTCCATCGGCAATCTGCTGCAGGGGTGGGACAATGCCACCATTGCAG GTGCTGTCTTATACATAAAGAAGGAATTCAAACTAGAAAATGATCCGACTCTCGAGGGTTTGATCGTGGCCATGTCACTCATTGGCGCAACCATCATCACCACATTCTCTGGGCCAGTATCAGACTGGGTTGGCCGGCGCCCTATGCTGATTCTCTCTTCAATTCTGTACTTCTTCAGTGGCCTGATCATGCTATGGTCCCCAAATGTCTACGTTCTGCTTCTCGCACGTCTTGTAGATGGATTCGGTATCGGCTTGGCTGTCACGCTTGTACCTCTGTACATTTCGGAAACAGCTCCTTCGGAGATCAGGGGACAGCTGAATACGCTGCCACAGTTCAGCGGGTCAGGAGGAATGTTCTTGTCATACTGCATGGTCTTCGGGATGTCACTGTTGCCATTACCTGATTGGAGAATTATGCTTGGGGTTCTCTCAGTTCCTTCATTGGTTTTCTTCGGATTGACTGTATTTTATCTCCCAGAATCGCCAAGATGGCTTGTCAGCAAGGGGCGAATGGCAGAGGCAAAGAAGGTGTTGCAAAGATTACGTGGAAGGGAAGATGTCTCAG GAGAAATGGCTCTTCTTGTTGAAGGTTTAGAGGTTGGAGGAGACACCTCCATTGAAGAGTATATCATTGGCCCAGCTAGCGACCAAGCTGATGATCATGTTGTTGATGGCgataatgatcaaataacACTATATGGACCCGAAGAGGGCCAATCATGGATTGCTCGACCTTCCAAGGGACCAAGCATGCTGGGAAGTGTACTTTCTCTCGCATCTCGTCATGGAAGCATGGTGAACCAGAGTGTGCCCCTTATGGATCCTCTAGTAACACTTTTCGGGAGTGTTCATGAGAACATGCCTCAAGCTGGCGGAAGCATGCGAAGCACATTGTTTCCTAACTTTGGCAGTATGCTCAGTGTGACAGATCAACATCCAAAAACTGAGCACTGGGATGAGGAGAACGTTCACCGGGACGACGAGGAATATGCATCTGATGGTGCTGGAGGCGACTATGAAGACAACATCCATAGTCCGCTGCTTTCCACTACAAACATTGATGGGAAGGACATTGCACACCATGATCACCACGGAAGCACTTTGGGTATGAGAAGACGAAGCCTCTTGGAAGAGGGAGGTGAGGCAGCCAGCAGCACTGGTATTGGTGGGGGGTGGCAGCTTGCATGGAAATGGTCAGAGCGACAAGGTGAGGATGGTAAGAAGGAAGGAGGCTTCAAAAGGATCTACTTGCACCAAGAGGGAGTGCCTGACTCAAGAAAGGGCTCTGTTGTTTCACTTCCtggtgggggtgatgccacTGAAGGCAGTGGGTTCATACATGCTGCTGCTTTGGTTAGCCACTCAGCTCTATACTCCAAGGATCTTATGGAAGAGCGTATGGCAGCCGGTCCAGCCATGATGCGCTCATCAGATGCAGCTCCCAAAGGTCCAAGCTGGAAAGATCTGTTTGAACCTGGTGTGAGGCGTGCACTGTTCGTCGGTGTTGGAATTCAGATGCTTCAACAG TTTGCTGGAATAAACGGTGTTCTCTACTATACTCCACAAATTCTTGAGCAAGCCGGTGTGGCGGTTCTTCTCTCGAATCTTGGCCTCAGTTCAGCATCAGCATCCATCTTGATCAGTTCTCTCACGACTTTACTGATGCTCCCTAGTATTGGTTTAGCCATGAGACTTATGGATATATCTGGAAGAAG GTTTCTGCTACTGGGCACAATTCCTATCTTGATAGCATCTTTAGTTGTCCTGGTTGTGTCCAATGTTATCAACTTGAGTACCGTGCCCCACGCTGTGCTCTCCACCGTTAGCGTCATTGTCTACTTCTGCTGCTTCGTCATGGGCTTCGGTCCAATCCCGAACATTTTATGTGCAGAGATTTTCCCCACGAGGGTCCGTGGCCTCTGCATCGCTATCTGCGCCCTAACATTCTGGATCGGGGACATTATTGTTACCTACAGTCTTCCTGTGATGCTGAATGCTATTGGTCTAGCAGGTGTCTTCGGTATATATGCAGTTGTTTGCTGCATTGCCTTTGTGTTTGTCTACCTCAAAGTCCCAGAGACAAAGGGCATGCCCCTCGAGGTCATCACAGAGTTCTTTGCAGTAGGGGCAAAGCAAGCGATGACCAACAAGGCCTAG
- the LOC100824605 gene encoding kinesin-like protein KIN-14D isoform X2 — MSSQAGHIRNQNNLIKAREEKYQSRIRVLEALAGGASAQAHMENDKLKDKGQQPEEDIARLMKCQEEIVRLMKEKEDMVKLLREKEDMVRLLKEKEDMVRLLKEKEDMVDLKKVKVEETRRIADEEKDRLLKQKDDIVVRLTKEKQEMVRLLQEKEDMVSLLMAKEDMVDVKKVIVEETQRITDEGKDVLLKEKDDTVARLTKEKEEVVRLLKEKEDIIRVLKENDHMDRSIEKEDTIKLENWSSKDKKQKADDDNDQLIKENNAIVVRLTEEKEEMIRLMKEKEDRIRLTKDKEDLFMSMKEKEDKVDLKKGDIVNMKQSTDEDADMSVKENTDIIRLMKEKEDSKNTIMKLKLELEALKSSHEENCKLLESKKEDIVKLLADKEHNASIILQLRQDESTKENNDIIRLMKEKQDDNNIIMKVKLELEALRSSYEDGCKLLQSKEADVVKLLADKEDSASLILQLRQEIEATKGLHETYSQQLEMRAAKVKEELEERIKEVELMLEDSIKRRREVEELSKSRILFLEQKEIVVNQILGLQIQHVQDLRLSSVSVRHEILNCQKRWLEELAGLGQNLKVVTNTAEKYHAALAENRKLFNEIQELKGNIRVYCRIRPFQRGEDERSSSVEYIGDNGELVLSNPTKQKEGSKNFTFNKVFGPTTTQDMVFKDIQPLIRSVLDGYNVCIFAYGQTGSGKTYTMMGPENATEKEWGVNYRALNDLFNISHDRQDTIMYELSVQMIEIYNELIRDLLGGGGVQKKIGIQNTIQPNGIAVPDATMCPVNSTSHVIELMQTGHGNRAMSATALNERSSRSHSVVTIHVRGQDLKTGNTLRGALHLVDLAGSERVDRSAVTGDRLKEAQHINKSLAALGDVIFSLSQKNAHVPYRNSKLTQVLQTSLGGHAKTLMFVQVNPDVSSYTETLSTLKFAERVSGVELGVARTTKEGKEGKDVKELMDQLSLLKDTISKKDDEIDRLQLLNASTSRSKFTKQADSQLKHSSSSPGMTSLGKASSVGSGAASDPDNFSDTSDRHSEAGSMLSIDHEVSGLGDLDSDGRLSDTSDGAISAGAETDSSVSNVVDQGQEKTSSPAKERLTKAVSRVQKLTVPKVSSLRPKPRDSPAPRPSAPTGARRSTTTQTTPTARASSTAKRGP; from the exons ATGTCTTCTCAGGCTGGGCATATACGAAAT CAAAACAACCTGATTAAAGCTCGTGAAGAAAAGTATCAGTCAAGGATAAGAGTGCTAGAGGCACTAGCAGGTGGGGCAAGCGCGCAAGCACAT ATGGAAAATGATAAGCTCAAGGACAAAGGACAACAACCAGAAGAAGATATAGCTAGGCTGATGAAATGCCAGGAAGAGATTGTTAGATTgatgaaagaaaaggaagatatGGTTAAGTTGCTTAGGGAGAAGGAAGATATGGTTAGGTTGCTGAAGGAGAAGGAAGATATGGTTAGGTTGCTGAAGGAGAAGGAAGATATGGTTGACTTGAAAAAGGTCAAGGTTGAAGAAACACGACGAATAGCAGATGAGGAAAAAGATAGGTTACTCAAACAGAAGGATGATATTGTAGTTAGATTGACAAAGGAGAAGCAAGAAATGGTTAGGTTGTTACAGGAGAAGGAAGATATGGTTAGCTTGTTGATGGCGAAGGAAGATATGGTTGACGTGAAGAAAGTCATAGTTGAAGAAACACAAAGAATAACAGATGAGGGAAAAGATGTGTTACTTAAGGAGAAGGATGATACAGTAGCTAGATTGAcaaaggagaaggaagaggtgGTTAGGTTGTTGAAGGAGAAGGAAGATATAATTAGAGTGTTGAAGGAGAATGATCATATGGATAGGTCAATAGAGAAAGAAGATACAATTAAGTTGGAAAATTGGAGTAGTAAggacaaaaaacaaaaggcagaTGATGATAACGATCAGTTGATTAAGGAAAATAACGCTATTGTGGTTAGGTTGacagaggagaaggaagagatgATTAGGTTGATGAAAGAGAAGGAAGATAGAATTAGATTGACGAAGGACAAGGAAGACCTGTTCATGTCAATGAAGGAGAAGGAAGATAAAGTTGACTTGAAGAAAGGTGATATTGTAAACATGAAGCAATCAACAGATGAAGATGCAGATATGTCAGTTAAGGAGAACACCGACATAATTAGGTTGatgaaggaaaaggaagatTCTAAAAATACAATTATGAAACTTAAGCTGGAATTAGAAGCACTAAAATCGTCACACGAGGAGAACTGCAAATTGTTAGAATCTAAGAAGGAAGATATAGTTAAGCTTCTTGCAGACAAGGAGCACAATGCCAGTATAATCTTGCAACTTAGACAAGACGAGTCAACCAAGGAGAATAACGACATTATTAGGTTAATGAAGGAAAAGCAGGATGATAACAATATAATTATGAAAGTCAAGCTAGAATTGGAAGCATTAAGATCATCATATGAGGATGGCTGCAAGTTATTACAGTCTAAGGAGGCGGATGTAGTTAAGCTTCTTGCAGATAAGGAAGACAGTGCTAGCTTAATTTTGCAACTCAGGCAAGAGATTGAAGCAACAAAAGGATTGCATGAGACATATAGTCAACAATTAGAGATGAGAGCTGCCAAAGTAAAGGAGGAGTTGGAAGAGAGGATAAAAGAAGTAGAGCTCATGTTAGAAGATTCtatcaaaagaagaagagaagttgAGGAACTATCCAAATCGAGAATCCTATTTTTGGAGCAGAAAGAAATAGTGGTCAATCAAATTTTGGGTTTGCAAATACAGCACGTTCAG GATTTGAGGCTATCCTCTGTTTCAGTTAGGCATGAAATTCTAAATTGTCAAAAAAGATGGCTTGAAGAACTAGCTGGACTTG GACAAAACCTTAAGGTGGTAACGAATACTGCAGAAAAATATCATGCAGCTCTtgcagaaaacagaaaattgtTCAATGAGATTCAGGAACTAAAAG GAAATATAAGAGTTTATTGTCGGATAAGACCTTTTCAACGTGGGGAGGATGAAAGATCTAGTTCGGTTGAATATATTGGCGACAATGGTGAACTTGTTTTATCGAACCCTACAAAACAGAAGGAAGGGAGCAAGAATTTCACATTTAACAAAGTTTTTGGCCCTACCACTACACAAG ATATGGTCTTCAAGGACATCCAGCCACTAATTAGATCGGTTCTTGATGGCTACAATGTCTGCATTTTCGCATATGGTCAAACTGGATCCGGGAAAACGTACACAATG ATGGGGCCTGAAAATGCAACTGAGAAGGAATGGGGCGTCAATTATAGAGCACTAAATGACCTTTTCAATATCTCCCATGATCGGCAAGACACAATCATGTATGAACTTAGTGTTCAAATGATTGAGATCTACAATGAGCTAATCCGTGATCtccttggtggtggtggtgtgcaGAAGAA GATAGGAATTCAGAATACCATCCAGCCCAACGGAATTGCTGTTCCTGATGCAACGATGTGTCCTGTCAACTCAACTTCTCATGTTATTGAGCTAATGCAAACTGGGCACGGCAATAGAGCCATGAGTGCTACAGCTTTGAACGAGAGAAGCAGCAGATCCCACAG TGTTGTAACCATTCATGTCCGAGGCCAGGATCTAAAAACTGGGAACACTTTACGTGGCGCTCTACACCTTGTGGACCTTGCTGGAAGTGAGAGGGTGGATCGTTCTGCGGTTACAGGAGACAGGCTCAAAGAAGCACAACACATCAACAAGTCTCTGGCTGCTCTGGGGGATGTTATATTTTCTTTGTCACAAAAGAATGCACATGTGCCGTACAGGAATAGCAAGCTTACACAAGTCTTGCAAACTTCTCTGG GTGGGCATGCAAAGACTCTAATGTTTGTGCAGGTAAACCCAGATGTTTCATCTTATACAGAGACCTTAAGTACTTTGAAATTCGCCGAACGAGTGTCTGGAGTGGAACTAGGTGTTGCAAGGACCACTAAGGAGGGAAAAGAAGGCAAAGATGTCAAAGAATTGATGGATCAG CTTTCATTGCTCAAAGACACTATTTCAAAGAAGGATGATGAAATCGATCGACTACAACTACTCAATGCTAGCACCTCCAGATCGAAGTTCACCAAACAAGCTGATTCCCAATTGAAGCATTCGTCCTCTTCTCCTGGAATGACATCTTTAGGGAAGGCCTCAAGTGTTGGCAGTGGGGCAGCTTCAGATCCAGATAACTTCTCTGACACTAGTGATAGGCATTCTGAAGCTGGTTCCATGCTCTCTATTGATCATGAGGTTTCTGGCCTTGGTGATCTTGACTCTGACGGAAGGTTAAGTGATACATCTGATGGCGCTATTTCCGCCGGTGCAGAAACTGACAGTTCAGTAAGCAATGTGGTGGACCAAGGGCAAGAGAAAACGTCTAGCCCTGCGAAAGAGCGGTT GACAAAAGCAGTATCTCGAGTTCAGAAGTTGACAGTTCCCAAAGTATCCAGCTTACGGCCTAAACCAAGGGATTCTCCTGCTCCTAGACCCTCAG CGCCAACAGGGGCACGAAGAAGTACAACCACCCAAACTACTCCAACAGCAAGAGCTAGTAGCACTGCAAAACGAGGACCTTAG
- the LOC100824605 gene encoding kinesin-like protein KIN-14D isoform X1 has protein sequence MSLRAPNAAQDPARRRADAVGWLREIFPDSPLPPPSDASDADLHAALAGGRLLCALLRKICPGALLDDASTDNVGRFRAAVERMGVPTFSAFDLERGGQMSSVVACILALKDRYGSRADEDQSFSFLTRCDSEGSRRHMEAKLQRVLTSPVMSEPSSPSLGANLYTPSGVFQMKQGGYADLPGCKISDLMKSSSLDNAPTQSLLGVVNSIVDESIERKNGQIPYRIACLLRKVIVEIERRMSSQAGHIRNQNNLIKAREEKYQSRIRVLEALAGGASAQAHMENDKLKDKGQQPEEDIARLMKCQEEIVRLMKEKEDMVKLLREKEDMVRLLKEKEDMVRLLKEKEDMVDLKKVKVEETRRIADEEKDRLLKQKDDIVVRLTKEKQEMVRLLQEKEDMVSLLMAKEDMVDVKKVIVEETQRITDEGKDVLLKEKDDTVARLTKEKEEVVRLLKEKEDIIRVLKENDHMDRSIEKEDTIKLENWSSKDKKQKADDDNDQLIKENNAIVVRLTEEKEEMIRLMKEKEDRIRLTKDKEDLFMSMKEKEDKVDLKKGDIVNMKQSTDEDADMSVKENTDIIRLMKEKEDSKNTIMKLKLELEALKSSHEENCKLLESKKEDIVKLLADKEHNASIILQLRQDESTKENNDIIRLMKEKQDDNNIIMKVKLELEALRSSYEDGCKLLQSKEADVVKLLADKEDSASLILQLRQEIEATKGLHETYSQQLEMRAAKVKEELEERIKEVELMLEDSIKRRREVEELSKSRILFLEQKEIVVNQILGLQIQHVQDLRLSSVSVRHEILNCQKRWLEELAGLGQNLKVVTNTAEKYHAALAENRKLFNEIQELKGNIRVYCRIRPFQRGEDERSSSVEYIGDNGELVLSNPTKQKEGSKNFTFNKVFGPTTTQDMVFKDIQPLIRSVLDGYNVCIFAYGQTGSGKTYTMMGPENATEKEWGVNYRALNDLFNISHDRQDTIMYELSVQMIEIYNELIRDLLGGGGVQKKIGIQNTIQPNGIAVPDATMCPVNSTSHVIELMQTGHGNRAMSATALNERSSRSHSVVTIHVRGQDLKTGNTLRGALHLVDLAGSERVDRSAVTGDRLKEAQHINKSLAALGDVIFSLSQKNAHVPYRNSKLTQVLQTSLGGHAKTLMFVQVNPDVSSYTETLSTLKFAERVSGVELGVARTTKEGKEGKDVKELMDQLSLLKDTISKKDDEIDRLQLLNASTSRSKFTKQADSQLKHSSSSPGMTSLGKASSVGSGAASDPDNFSDTSDRHSEAGSMLSIDHEVSGLGDLDSDGRLSDTSDGAISAGAETDSSVSNVVDQGQEKTSSPAKERLTKAVSRVQKLTVPKVSSLRPKPRDSPAPRPSAPTGARRSTTTQTTPTARASSTAKRGP, from the exons ATGTCCCTCCGCGCACCCAATGCCGCGCAAGACCCAG cgaggcggcgggcggacGCCGTCGGGTGGCTGCGCGAGATTTTCCCGgactcgccgctgccgccaccgtcgGACGCCTCCGATGCCGACCTGCacgccgccctcgccggcggcaggcTGCTCTGCGCGCTCCTCAGGAAGATCTGCCCCGGAGCCCTGCTGGACGACGCATCCACGGACAATGTCGGCAGgttccgcgccgccgtcgagcgGATGGGCGTGCCCACCTTCAGCGCCTTTGACCTTGAGAGG GGTGGTCAAATGTCTTCTGTTGTGGCCTGCATTCTTGCACTCAAGGATCGGTATGGATCACGTGCCGACGAAGATCAGAGCTTTAGTTTCCTGACCAGATGCGACAGCGAAGGAAGCAGAAGGCACATGGAGGCCAAGCTGCAGAGGGTCCTCACCagtccagttatgtcag AACCATCCAGTCCATCACTAGGGGCCAATCTGTATACACCATCAGGGGTATTTCAGATGAAACAAGGAGGATACGCTGATCTTCCTGGTTGTAAAATTTCAGACTTGATGAAGTCCTCAAGCTTGGAT AATGCACCCACCCAGTCACTTCTAGGTGTCGTGAACAGCATCGTCGATGAGAGCATCGAGAGGAAGAATGGACAGATACCTTAT CGTATTGCTTGCTTGCTGAGGAAGGTCATAGTTGAAATTGAACGGCGTATGTCTTCTCAGGCTGGGCATATACGAAAT CAAAACAACCTGATTAAAGCTCGTGAAGAAAAGTATCAGTCAAGGATAAGAGTGCTAGAGGCACTAGCAGGTGGGGCAAGCGCGCAAGCACAT ATGGAAAATGATAAGCTCAAGGACAAAGGACAACAACCAGAAGAAGATATAGCTAGGCTGATGAAATGCCAGGAAGAGATTGTTAGATTgatgaaagaaaaggaagatatGGTTAAGTTGCTTAGGGAGAAGGAAGATATGGTTAGGTTGCTGAAGGAGAAGGAAGATATGGTTAGGTTGCTGAAGGAGAAGGAAGATATGGTTGACTTGAAAAAGGTCAAGGTTGAAGAAACACGACGAATAGCAGATGAGGAAAAAGATAGGTTACTCAAACAGAAGGATGATATTGTAGTTAGATTGACAAAGGAGAAGCAAGAAATGGTTAGGTTGTTACAGGAGAAGGAAGATATGGTTAGCTTGTTGATGGCGAAGGAAGATATGGTTGACGTGAAGAAAGTCATAGTTGAAGAAACACAAAGAATAACAGATGAGGGAAAAGATGTGTTACTTAAGGAGAAGGATGATACAGTAGCTAGATTGAcaaaggagaaggaagaggtgGTTAGGTTGTTGAAGGAGAAGGAAGATATAATTAGAGTGTTGAAGGAGAATGATCATATGGATAGGTCAATAGAGAAAGAAGATACAATTAAGTTGGAAAATTGGAGTAGTAAggacaaaaaacaaaaggcagaTGATGATAACGATCAGTTGATTAAGGAAAATAACGCTATTGTGGTTAGGTTGacagaggagaaggaagagatgATTAGGTTGATGAAAGAGAAGGAAGATAGAATTAGATTGACGAAGGACAAGGAAGACCTGTTCATGTCAATGAAGGAGAAGGAAGATAAAGTTGACTTGAAGAAAGGTGATATTGTAAACATGAAGCAATCAACAGATGAAGATGCAGATATGTCAGTTAAGGAGAACACCGACATAATTAGGTTGatgaaggaaaaggaagatTCTAAAAATACAATTATGAAACTTAAGCTGGAATTAGAAGCACTAAAATCGTCACACGAGGAGAACTGCAAATTGTTAGAATCTAAGAAGGAAGATATAGTTAAGCTTCTTGCAGACAAGGAGCACAATGCCAGTATAATCTTGCAACTTAGACAAGACGAGTCAACCAAGGAGAATAACGACATTATTAGGTTAATGAAGGAAAAGCAGGATGATAACAATATAATTATGAAAGTCAAGCTAGAATTGGAAGCATTAAGATCATCATATGAGGATGGCTGCAAGTTATTACAGTCTAAGGAGGCGGATGTAGTTAAGCTTCTTGCAGATAAGGAAGACAGTGCTAGCTTAATTTTGCAACTCAGGCAAGAGATTGAAGCAACAAAAGGATTGCATGAGACATATAGTCAACAATTAGAGATGAGAGCTGCCAAAGTAAAGGAGGAGTTGGAAGAGAGGATAAAAGAAGTAGAGCTCATGTTAGAAGATTCtatcaaaagaagaagagaagttgAGGAACTATCCAAATCGAGAATCCTATTTTTGGAGCAGAAAGAAATAGTGGTCAATCAAATTTTGGGTTTGCAAATACAGCACGTTCAG GATTTGAGGCTATCCTCTGTTTCAGTTAGGCATGAAATTCTAAATTGTCAAAAAAGATGGCTTGAAGAACTAGCTGGACTTG GACAAAACCTTAAGGTGGTAACGAATACTGCAGAAAAATATCATGCAGCTCTtgcagaaaacagaaaattgtTCAATGAGATTCAGGAACTAAAAG GAAATATAAGAGTTTATTGTCGGATAAGACCTTTTCAACGTGGGGAGGATGAAAGATCTAGTTCGGTTGAATATATTGGCGACAATGGTGAACTTGTTTTATCGAACCCTACAAAACAGAAGGAAGGGAGCAAGAATTTCACATTTAACAAAGTTTTTGGCCCTACCACTACACAAG ATATGGTCTTCAAGGACATCCAGCCACTAATTAGATCGGTTCTTGATGGCTACAATGTCTGCATTTTCGCATATGGTCAAACTGGATCCGGGAAAACGTACACAATG ATGGGGCCTGAAAATGCAACTGAGAAGGAATGGGGCGTCAATTATAGAGCACTAAATGACCTTTTCAATATCTCCCATGATCGGCAAGACACAATCATGTATGAACTTAGTGTTCAAATGATTGAGATCTACAATGAGCTAATCCGTGATCtccttggtggtggtggtgtgcaGAAGAA GATAGGAATTCAGAATACCATCCAGCCCAACGGAATTGCTGTTCCTGATGCAACGATGTGTCCTGTCAACTCAACTTCTCATGTTATTGAGCTAATGCAAACTGGGCACGGCAATAGAGCCATGAGTGCTACAGCTTTGAACGAGAGAAGCAGCAGATCCCACAG TGTTGTAACCATTCATGTCCGAGGCCAGGATCTAAAAACTGGGAACACTTTACGTGGCGCTCTACACCTTGTGGACCTTGCTGGAAGTGAGAGGGTGGATCGTTCTGCGGTTACAGGAGACAGGCTCAAAGAAGCACAACACATCAACAAGTCTCTGGCTGCTCTGGGGGATGTTATATTTTCTTTGTCACAAAAGAATGCACATGTGCCGTACAGGAATAGCAAGCTTACACAAGTCTTGCAAACTTCTCTGG GTGGGCATGCAAAGACTCTAATGTTTGTGCAGGTAAACCCAGATGTTTCATCTTATACAGAGACCTTAAGTACTTTGAAATTCGCCGAACGAGTGTCTGGAGTGGAACTAGGTGTTGCAAGGACCACTAAGGAGGGAAAAGAAGGCAAAGATGTCAAAGAATTGATGGATCAG CTTTCATTGCTCAAAGACACTATTTCAAAGAAGGATGATGAAATCGATCGACTACAACTACTCAATGCTAGCACCTCCAGATCGAAGTTCACCAAACAAGCTGATTCCCAATTGAAGCATTCGTCCTCTTCTCCTGGAATGACATCTTTAGGGAAGGCCTCAAGTGTTGGCAGTGGGGCAGCTTCAGATCCAGATAACTTCTCTGACACTAGTGATAGGCATTCTGAAGCTGGTTCCATGCTCTCTATTGATCATGAGGTTTCTGGCCTTGGTGATCTTGACTCTGACGGAAGGTTAAGTGATACATCTGATGGCGCTATTTCCGCCGGTGCAGAAACTGACAGTTCAGTAAGCAATGTGGTGGACCAAGGGCAAGAGAAAACGTCTAGCCCTGCGAAAGAGCGGTT GACAAAAGCAGTATCTCGAGTTCAGAAGTTGACAGTTCCCAAAGTATCCAGCTTACGGCCTAAACCAAGGGATTCTCCTGCTCCTAGACCCTCAG CGCCAACAGGGGCACGAAGAAGTACAACCACCCAAACTACTCCAACAGCAAGAGCTAGTAGCACTGCAAAACGAGGACCTTAG